In Candidatus Desulforudis audaxviator MP104C, a genomic segment contains:
- a CDS encoding stalk domain-containing protein, with protein MRKKGFFCLLSAVIAFLLLFLPAVGLLPGTVAATGISAERGWPAKTQVSAGSAFTAAVRADGTLWTWGYDQRVAQLGINALRPEQVGRDINWSAVSGGGDQIAALSAALKTDGTLWTWGWPLRWDLDRYPGDRPITSKAPMQVGRDTDWAAVSVGGAHFVALKTDGTLWAWGANRHGQLGDGTTTPRNVPVQVGRDTDWTNVSAGASHTVALKRNGTLWAWGWNLYGQLGIGTGGDPKAFASHTSIPPTYADEHTPVQVGKDRDWVAVSAGSGRTAAIKSDGTLWVWGMHGIVATGVDRVQVRPLRVGQDTDWAVISLGNNHAVAVKTDGTLWAWGVNDFGKLGIGIDPVPGRPNTTGTGWPMQVGRDRDWATVSVGSNHTAALKADGTLWTWGWNLHGQLGGGNIISRNSPTIVTFAPVAPGTSEMIKLYPRQQNGTPANSEAAPFIENGRTLVPLRFLGEWLGAVFRWEPIKKEVTFTKETVTIRMRLGESKAHIHEEGAAPRTVPLDAPARAVRGRTVVPLRFVSENLGAKVSWTDVETIIVRR; from the coding sequence ATGAGGAAGAAGGGGTTTTTTTGCTTGCTTTCTGCGGTTATAGCTTTTTTACTCTTATTTTTGCCGGCCGTCGGCCTCCTTCCGGGTACAGTTGCTGCCACAGGGATATCGGCCGAACGTGGCTGGCCGGCAAAGACGCAGGTTTCTGCAGGGAGTGCTTTCACCGCAGCGGTGAGGGCGGACGGCACTCTCTGGACCTGGGGATATGACCAGCGTGTGGCACAGCTTGGAATTAATGCGCTCAGACCGGAGCAAGTTGGCAGAGATATCAACTGGTCAGCAGTTTCTGGCGGAGGCGACCAAATCGCAGCATTAAGCGCGGCGCTAAAGACGGACGGCACGCTCTGGACCTGGGGGTGGCCTCTGAGATGGGACTTAGACAGATATCCTGGCGACAGACCAATTACTTCCAAAGCACCAATGCAAGTCGGCAGAGATACTGATTGGGCGGCAGTTTCCGTTGGCGGCGCCCACTTCGTGGCATTAAAGACAGACGGCACGCTCTGGGCGTGGGGGGCCAACCGGCACGGGCAACTAGGCGACGGCACAACAACACCAAGGAATGTCCCGGTGCAGGTTGGCAGAGATACCGACTGGACAAACGTTTCCGCCGGGGCCAGCCACACTGTGGCGCTAAAGAGGAACGGTACCCTCTGGGCCTGGGGCTGGAACCTGTACGGGCAACTTGGAATTGGTACCGGCGGCGATCCTAAGGCATTTGCTTCACATACATCTATTCCGCCGACTTATGCTGACGAGCATACACCGGTGCAGGTCGGCAAAGACCGTGACTGGGTGGCCGTTTCCGCCGGATCAGGCCGCACCGCGGCTATCAAGTCGGACGGCACCCTTTGGGTCTGGGGGATGCATGGAATTGTTGCAACAGGAGTTGACAGAGTGCAGGTGCGGCCACTACGTGTCGGGCAAGATACCGACTGGGCAGTTATTTCTCTGGGGAACAACCATGCTGTGGCAGTAAAGACAGATGGCACACTATGGGCCTGGGGCGTTAACGACTTTGGAAAACTTGGCATTGGGATTGATCCAGTCCCGGGGCGTCCCAATACTACCGGAACAGGGTGGCCGATGCAAGTCGGCAGAGACCGCGACTGGGCGACTGTATCTGTTGGAAGTAACCACACCGCAGCATTAAAGGCGGACGGTACGCTCTGGACCTGGGGATGGAACTTGCACGGACAACTTGGCGGAGGGAACATTATCTCCAGAAATTCGCCAACAATCGTTACGTTTGCACCGGTTGCGCCGGGAACATCCGAAATGATTAAGCTCTATCCCAGGCAACAAAACGGGACCCCCGCTAATTCTGAAGCGGCTCCCTTTATTGAGAACGGCCGTACACTGGTCCCGCTGCGATTTCTTGGCGAGTGGCTGGGCGCTGTTTTCCGGTGGGAACCGATAAAGAAGGAAGTTACCTTTACCAAAGAAACGGTTACGATACGGATGCGCCTTGGCGAAAGTAAAGCGCATATCCATGAAGAGGGGGCCGCCCCCAGGACGGTTCCGCTGGATGCTCCGGCCAGAGCGGTACGGGGCCGGACGGTAGTCC
- a CDS encoding sensor histidine kinase, with translation MALLEFLIVAFPEAVLMAALGLVLAGVRPLWTQLAVIGALQAGTVYLARWLPAAFGLDVFLPAAAFVIAIRLVLRVEWKPAAVAGLLALTMLMATESVLAASLLYFKSYPLIYLLEVLPLRFFFFLPQAALLGLLIWLCLRFDFRLLGPSPGDANTAEDWRTLNKTYFPLVLLASLPVLFLGVLGLAFLAVRNLVFPFEYLHVFVAGIVLALLVFAAFLPGNIRISGRALADSYTARKTAETLARVGELLRSTRRRQHDFRHQLQTVYGLLETGHYEEARQYIRKTYDAISTPLELIRTDLPHATALLYTKLGLAEARQIRLEAAIECSLQHLPLNPLETGTVFGNLIDNALEAVENLPPPERVVRLGIRRDPEGYVISVANRGRPAASHPFRFFQVGFTTKSGHAGLGLATVRETVARYGGTVTVTAADAETVFTVRLPPGTGLSTGEWTPKKAASKG, from the coding sequence ATGGCTCTACTCGAGTTCCTGATCGTGGCCTTCCCGGAGGCGGTGCTGATGGCGGCTCTGGGCTTGGTGTTGGCGGGGGTTCGGCCCCTCTGGACACAACTGGCGGTCATCGGGGCTCTCCAGGCGGGGACGGTTTATCTGGCGCGCTGGTTGCCGGCTGCTTTCGGGCTGGACGTCTTCTTGCCGGCGGCTGCTTTCGTCATTGCCATCCGCCTGGTTTTGCGTGTGGAATGGAAACCGGCGGCGGTAGCCGGACTCCTGGCGTTGACCATGCTGATGGCCACTGAGTCCGTCTTGGCTGCGTCTTTGCTTTATTTCAAGAGTTACCCCCTGATCTATTTGTTGGAGGTTCTCCCCCTGCGCTTTTTCTTCTTTCTCCCGCAAGCGGCTCTGTTGGGGCTGTTGATCTGGCTCTGCCTGCGCTTTGATTTCCGGTTACTCGGGCCGTCTCCGGGAGATGCAAACACCGCTGAGGACTGGCGTACTTTGAATAAAACCTATTTTCCCTTGGTCCTCCTGGCCTCACTGCCCGTCCTGTTTCTCGGTGTGCTGGGCCTGGCCTTCCTGGCCGTCCGTAACCTTGTGTTTCCCTTCGAATACCTGCACGTCTTCGTGGCGGGTATTGTACTGGCGCTCCTGGTTTTCGCCGCTTTTCTTCCCGGCAACATCCGGATCTCCGGCCGCGCGCTGGCAGATTCGTACACGGCCCGGAAAACCGCCGAAACACTGGCGCGTGTCGGAGAACTGCTGCGCTCCACGCGTCGCCGGCAGCATGACTTCCGCCATCAGCTCCAAACCGTTTACGGTCTGCTGGAGACCGGGCATTACGAGGAAGCACGACAGTACATCCGGAAGACGTACGACGCCATATCCACGCCTCTGGAACTGATCCGCACCGACTTGCCTCACGCTACGGCACTGCTGTACACCAAACTGGGGCTGGCCGAAGCCAGACAGATCCGCTTGGAAGCAGCGATCGAGTGTTCACTGCAACACCTGCCCCTGAATCCCCTGGAAACCGGCACGGTGTTCGGTAATCTCATTGACAACGCCTTGGAGGCGGTGGAAAACCTGCCGCCGCCGGAAAGGGTGGTGCGCCTGGGAATCAGGCGTGACCCGGAAGGCTACGTGATCAGCGTGGCGAACCGGGGCCGGCCTGCCGCTTCCCACCCGTTCCGGTTTTTCCAGGTCGGCTTCACCACCAAAAGCGGTCACGCCGGATTGGGCCTGGCCACCGTCCGGGAGACCGTGGCCCGGTATGGTGGAACCGTCACCGTAACGGCCGCCGATGCCGAAACCGTTTTTACCGTGCGGCTGCCGCCGGGTACGGGCTTGAGCACCGGCGAGTGGACCCCGAAAAAGGCCGCTTCAAAAGGGTAG
- a CDS encoding LytR/AlgR family response regulator transcription factor produces MSFTVLIAEDDPAMRRVLKKIAEEDGRLRVVGEAGNGTEALALFEKLRPRIVFVDIDLPLKDGVSLARDIFAREPRTHFVFITASDDYREAAFEVYACDYLVKPFRLERLRQTLTRLADVLAGSAGDYRAGPDLSVSAGGPAGDTLFLLRTDSRTAVLDRKEILFVTREGRQTVVYHVHGRLETGDNLKTLADKLGGYPFFRTHKGFIVNLRMVREIVPAGRGTYELIMAHTNRRPLMTARKFREMERVLAAGKNTDTVI; encoded by the coding sequence TTGTCGTTCACTGTTTTGATTGCCGAAGACGATCCGGCGATGCGCCGGGTGCTGAAAAAGATAGCCGAAGAAGACGGCCGCCTGCGGGTGGTGGGTGAGGCGGGAAACGGAACCGAGGCGCTGGCGTTGTTCGAAAAGCTCCGGCCCCGCATTGTTTTTGTGGACATCGACCTGCCCCTCAAGGACGGGGTCTCCCTGGCCCGGGACATCTTTGCCCGTGAGCCCCGAACCCATTTTGTTTTCATTACCGCATCCGACGACTACCGGGAAGCCGCTTTCGAGGTTTACGCCTGCGACTACCTGGTGAAGCCTTTCCGCCTGGAACGTCTCCGGCAAACTTTGACCCGCCTGGCTGACGTCTTGGCCGGATCCGCCGGCGACTACCGGGCCGGGCCGGATCTTTCCGTTTCAGCGGGCGGTCCGGCCGGCGACACCCTGTTTCTGCTCCGCACCGATTCCCGGACGGCGGTATTGGACCGGAAGGAGATTCTCTTCGTCACCCGGGAGGGACGTCAGACCGTGGTCTATCACGTGCACGGCCGGCTGGAAACCGGAGACAATTTGAAGACTTTGGCCGATAAACTGGGCGGCTACCCCTTCTTCCGAACCCACAAGGGCTTTATCGTCAACCTGCGGATGGTACGTGAGATCGTTCCTGCCGGCCGCGGCACCTATGAACTCATCATGGCCCACACCAACCGGAGACCCTTGATGACCGCCAGGAAGTTCCGGGAAATGGAGCGCGTATTGGCAGCCGGAAAAAACACCGATACGGTAATTTGA
- a CDS encoding DUF3887 domain-containing protein, translated as MGGFGHVIRVLLVMVLALALLAGCGRGETVDVDQVRSYADPMAENILQAFNDDDYDRFFKDFSQTEKRAAPPEPEFLETNEQIKNRIGDYVSKEYWQNEAKDGLVTVFYRAKFTGEDDVLVRAIFREVDGEMKVAGFWLDSPKLRQP; from the coding sequence ATGGGCGGTTTTGGCCACGTGATCCGGGTTTTGTTGGTGATGGTGCTGGCGCTGGCATTGTTAGCCGGTTGCGGGCGGGGAGAGACAGTAGACGTGGATCAGGTGCGGTCCTATGCGGATCCAATGGCGGAGAATATCCTGCAAGCTTTTAACGATGACGACTATGACCGGTTCTTCAAGGATTTCAGCCAAACAGAAAAACGTGCTGCACCTCCGGAACCTGAGTTCTTGGAAACCAATGAGCAAATCAAGAATAGGATCGGGGATTACGTTTCCAAGGAATACTGGCAGAACGAAGCCAAAGACGGGTTGGTCACCGTCTTCTACCGGGCGAAATTCACGGGAGAGGACGACGTATTGGTCCGGGCCATCTTCCGCGAAGTAGACGGGGAAATGAAGGTGGCGGGCTTCTGGCTTGACTCGCCTAAGCTGCGGCAGCCCTAA
- a CDS encoding PH domain-containing protein: protein MTSDFKMAPWDRLTRVFTPGAFILVGVISYDLLFRNESGVWFTLAILSPVWIMFGLTYLFAPRGFRVSPEGVIIRRPIGPIVIPYADIGAVEVVEQVKPGLRLFGSGGLFGWIGLFAIRGGGSAKVYATRWDRMVRVKTRQEIYLLSPADPEAFLEAVRQHQKLTTYG, encoded by the coding sequence GTGACTTCTGATTTCAAAATGGCGCCCTGGGACCGATTAACACGTGTTTTTACCCCGGGGGCTTTTATCCTGGTGGGCGTCATATCATATGATCTCTTGTTCCGAAACGAATCGGGGGTATGGTTCACCCTGGCTATTCTCTCTCCGGTCTGGATCATGTTTGGCCTGACTTACCTGTTCGCACCGCGTGGATTCCGGGTATCCCCCGAGGGCGTAATCATACGTCGCCCAATCGGGCCGATAGTCATCCCCTATGCGGACATCGGGGCCGTGGAGGTGGTGGAGCAGGTCAAGCCGGGTCTCAGGCTGTTCGGCTCCGGCGGGCTTTTCGGCTGGATCGGGCTTTTTGCCATCCGGGGCGGGGGTTCGGCCAAGGTGTACGCCACCCGCTGGGACCGGATGGTGCGGGTGAAAACCCGGCAAGAGATTTACCTCTTGTCTCCGGCGGACCCGGAGGCATTCCTGGAAGCAGTGCGTCAACACCAGAAGCTCACTACTTACGGCTGA
- a CDS encoding type II toxin-antitoxin system RelE/ParE family toxin, producing MNNVDKRYHVIISERAGEALVQHVRFLAQVSAQAADKLRTDIVEAAKSLQEFPERGSWLTDPLLLANKYRKLLVDKRYLLIYQIKDDAVYIDYIVDCRQDYGWLV from the coding sequence ATGAACAACGTGGATAAGCGGTATCACGTCATAATCTCAGAACGGGCTGGAGAAGCGCTCGTGCAGCACGTCCGCTTTTTGGCGCAGGTCAGCGCCCAAGCGGCTGACAAGCTCAGGACAGACATCGTCGAGGCCGCAAAATCCCTGCAGGAGTTCCCAGAGCGTGGTTCTTGGCTCACAGATCCACTGTTGCTCGCAAATAAGTACAGAAAGCTGCTTGTGGACAAGCGGTATTTGCTCATCTATCAGATCAAGGATGACGCAGTGTATATCGATTACATCGTAGATTGCCGTCAAGATTACGGCTGGCTTGTATAG
- a CDS encoding type II toxin-antitoxin system Phd/YefM family antitoxin: protein MIIKPSAAIRKNYNEIAALCKSTKEPVFLTKNGEGDLVVMDIATFSRRESMLRLREQLVAVEEDRLSGKRGFSIGQLDEIMKKAIEDAANEQRG, encoded by the coding sequence ATGATTATCAAGCCGTCTGCGGCAATACGCAAGAACTACAACGAAATAGCCGCGCTTTGCAAGAGCACGAAAGAGCCTGTCTTCCTCACGAAGAACGGGGAGGGGGATTTAGTGGTGATGGACATTGCCACGTTTTCCCGGCGTGAAAGCATGCTGAGACTGCGGGAGCAGCTTGTTGCCGTTGAGGAGGACAGATTATCAGGGAAAAGGGGCTTTTCAATCGGCCAATTGGACGAGATAATGAAAAAAGCAATTGAAGATGCTGCCAATGAACAACGTGGATAA